The sequence TACATTCCTGGTATCTTTTCGGGTAAACACCAAATCATCAATCCTGACGGTTTTATCAAAAATTGAGAGCTTAATGTCCTTGCTGTTCAATGCATAACCACCCTTGGTTTGTTTCCAAACGGCGAACTCCATTACATCCTTTAACTTACTGACCAGAATAAAATAGGCTACACCCACTATCAGAAAGGGAATAGCCGCTAGAAGTAGAAGTAGTTTAACCCAGCGCTTCAAAGATATATTCATCAGTTTAGTAGCTAGTGCTAGTAGAGTTTAAACCCTAAGGGCTTCGAAATAGGCCAATGCATTTAGGTCAGGTTCTATAAAATCAATCGCCAGTAAGCTTCTGCCAGTAGTTGTATGTCAGGGAAACTATCGCCCAAAAACGACGCTCAGCTAATGCAATGTACTGTTTTCGAGCAACTTCATTGCAATCAATCGGTAGTCAAAAGCGAAACAATCGTATACTGCACAGCCCGTTTAAACCGATCAGCTTTTGCCGGACGCCTTAAACTATAGATTATGAATGTATGAAAGTAAGAGACCAATGGCAACGTGATTCACTTTCGCATTGACCGGATCGCCTAACAATAAATTTGATTCCTTTGGCGTATCGAAATTAACCTCGGGCTTAAATGCGTTCGTGGTGCCATACGATAGTAGCAAACCGGGCCGAAAGCTAAACTTTGGCCGCCGGATATTGGCTCCTAATTGTGCGTGGTAACTATTCCAGTTTGTTGTATAAGCGACGTAACCGCCTGTATCGGCAAACGATTTTTCATCGGCATATGAGAAGTCGGTCCGTATGGATACGTATCCCATAACGGATGGTTTCACCGGAAAGCTAATCCCTACCGCAACGTTCATTACGGCCTTCCGAACATCTTTAAGTTTTAAGGAATTGGCTGTCGACGTGCTGCTTGAACCTGACGTATCGGATCGAATGAAGTACTCATTGCGGGGTGTAATAATGGAATAGTCTTTAAGTCGGGCAAAATACTCAGCAGCCAGGTAAAAACGGCCCCGTCCATAATCATAGCTGTAGCCTGCCGCCAGACTAAATGGAGTTTTGTAGTTTGACGTTAACTTCTCCTGACGCGTGTTAGCCAGCAAATTAATAGGCTCTACTGTTGGCGCCAACCGAATGTTCGAAACAACATAATCGGTCATGAGCGTTCCCCGGCTGAAAACACGCATTAGTGGCAACGTGGCCAATAAACCGACATGGTGCCTGGCCTGATTATAAGCGAACCCAATTTTAGGTTTCAGGCCCAGTTGCGTGTAGTCGACCCGATAAACAGCTTCCGTATTGGAGAATTCAGGAAAAAGCAAAGGCTTAGCCCCAACGGCTTGATTTAGCAAGGCCCGGCCACTATACTCAATATCGAAGGTTTTCCGACGAACCTGTGCTTCAAGCGAGGCACCCACATATAGTTTTTCAGATAGCTTATAGCCCACACTAAATACCCCAGAAATCTCACTTACCTGATTTACTTCGCTGAATTGACCGATATAATACTCCGAACCAGGGCTATATGCATCATTTAATACATTCATTTTCGTGTCCTGCCGCTGATTCATCCGATTACTCAGTATGTAGTTGTTAATCAGTGCATAAGCTAGCACCAGCCGTTCATTCTTCTTTAACTTAAAACTCCCCGAATGCATTTGGGGTGAAATTCCGCCCGCTATTGATTTCAAATCCTTTCCTTTTCCCAGCGCGTCAATGATTCGGGTAGATTCAATCTGGTATAAACTCCCCGAAAACTCCAAAGCCGTTTTCGGGCGGATAGCCAGCAGAGCCGGATTATAAAAAAAGACACCGCTATCCTTTGTATCGGCAATGGTAGCACCGGGTGTCATTAAACCGCCAGGACCATAATTCGACGACCAATAATGCGAATCCTGTGCCACAGAATAATGAAAACTAAGCCTAACCAGGAGAATAATCGTAATGGTACGAAGCATAGTGTATCAGTTAATAGGGTGTGACGTATGACTTAGCTGCTTGAAACGCATTTACAGACAAAAATTACCCGATCAAAATCAGCAGAGTTTAGAGAAAAAGGACACAAATCAATTCTGGTCAGTGTATAAATCCTGGTTTCTGCCAAACACAGCACCAAAGTGGAACGGAAACAGTCCAAAACTGCTTTATAACTAGCCAGTTAACATAGCAAGGAATCTGGGTTGCGCTTTGCAACGTAGGTAATTGACTTTAATCGAGCTTACTTGGCACGATGTGTTACCCAATCTGGCGTTTAAATTAAATTTATATTGTCTTTGTTCGCTTACATCCTTTCACTTCCTATACCTTTAAGCTAACTTAAAAGCTATTTTTTTAAGAATTGCGATAACTTGTGTATACTAAAAAAGCTATGCAGAAACGAAATAAAAGGAGTTAACCGCTCATTTTCCTGGGCTCTATAAGTCCGGTCCGAACGTTGAGCTATTACATATTGTTATTTAACTATATATAATCTCCCGCCCTTATTTCGTCGTCCATGACTTGTCTGGTTGCACAAGTGAGAACTTTTGCGTCTATATTTGGCTCGGTCGATGAGGAAAGCCTAGCGGAGATATTTTCAACCTGAACACCAACTATGTCGAAAAACTTAGTCATTGTGGAGTCGCCGGCGAAGGCGAAAACCATAGAAGGCTATCTGGGTAAGGACTTTACGGTGAAGTCTAGCTTCGGTCACGTACGCGATTTGCCCAAAGATGGGCTGGCTGTCGACGTGCTGAACGGCTTCCAACCGTCTTACGAAATTTCGCCCGACAAGAAAAAACTGGTTAGTGAGCTCAAATCGCTGGCTAAATCTGCCGAAGAAGTATGGCTCGCTACTGACGATGACCGCGAAGGGGAAGCCATTTCGTGGCATCTGAAAGAAGCGCTTGGTCTGCGTGATAACACCAAGCGTATTGTTTTCCGCGAAATCACGAAGAATGCTATCCAGAACGCCATTAAATCACCACGAACAATTGACGTTGATTTAGTGAATGCTCAGCAAGCCCGTCGAGTACTCGATCGGTTGGTGGGCTATGAGTTGTCGCCTGTATTATGGCGCAAAATTAAAGGTGGCAGTACGGGTTTGTCGGCCGGTCGTGTCCAATCGGTTGCTTTAAGGCTGGTTGTCGAACGCGAACGTGAAATCGACAAACACCAGTCGAAGTCATCATTTAAAGTAACGGCGCAATTCATCGTTGATGGCAGTAAAGTCCTGAACGCCGAACTGCCGAAGAACTTCGCAACGGCTGGTGAAGCACGGGCTTTTCTGGAAGCTTGTATCGGGGCTACGTTCACCATCAAGAATCTGGAGGTGAAACCCGCCAAGAAATCGCCCGCTCCGCCATTTACGACCTCAACCCTTCAGCAGGAATCTTCCCGCAAACTTGGCTATTCTGTTGACCGCACCATGCGGATTGCGCAGAATTTGTACGAAGCCGGTAAGATTTCGTACATGCGGACCGACTCAACCAGTCTGTCGCAGGAAGCTATCGATAAGGCAAAGGCTGAAATTGAAACTGAATTCGGCCCTAAATACGTACAGACCCGCCAGTTCAAGACCAAGAACGAATCGGCGCAAGAAGCCCACGAAGCCATCCGGCCAACGAACTTCAACGATCGTAATGCCGGAGCCGACCGCGATCAGAAACGATTGTACGAGCTGATCTGGAAACGATCGATTGCCTCGCAAATGGCTGATGCGCAACTCGAACGCACGACGGTTACGATTAGTATCCGATTTGCCAATGGCGCAATAGCCACTGTTCAGGCTCATGTCGATGACAGTCCATTTGCCGATACTCCACCAACACAAGGACGGAGCTTCCCCAATGAGCTTATTGCGCAGGGAGAAGTGATCAAGTTCGACGGCTTTCTTCGCGTTTACCTCGAATCGAAAGACGACGAGGACGACGAAGACGCAAAAGGAATGTTGCCGCCGTTAACCATCGGCCAGATACTGAACCTTGGTCAGATGAAAGCTACCGAGAAGTTCACCCGCCCGCAACCGCGCTATGCTGAAGCATCACTGGTCAAAAAACTCGAAGAAATGGGCATCGGTCGACCATCGACTTATGCACCAACTATTTCGACGATCATTAACCGGGGCTACGTCATCAAACAGGATAAACCGGGCCAGGAACGAAAATACACGGAGTATACGCTTCAGCGGGAACAGATCAGTGAGACAAGTGGCAAAGAAACCTTCGGTTCTGAAAAAGCCAAGCTGTTTCCAACCAATACGGGGATCGTTGTCAATGACTTTCTGGTCGAATATTTCCCCGACATTGTCGATTATCAATTTACGGCAACAGTCGAGAAAGACTTCGACGAAATTGCCGATGGAAAAATGAACTGGCAGACAATGCTGGGAGATTTCTACGGTGATTTCCATAAGAACATCGAAGAAATCCAGGGCTCGTCTATCGTTTCTTTTAAGACCGGGGCGCGGGAGTTGGGTATCGATTCCCGAACGGGTAAAAAAGTATCGGCCCGTTTGGGTCGCTATGGTGCCTTTGCGCAGATCGGCGAATCTACCGACGACGAAAAACCGCAATATGCTAACCTGCGTGAAGG comes from Spirosoma aureum and encodes:
- the topA gene encoding type I DNA topoisomerase — encoded protein: MSKNLVIVESPAKAKTIEGYLGKDFTVKSSFGHVRDLPKDGLAVDVLNGFQPSYEISPDKKKLVSELKSLAKSAEEVWLATDDDREGEAISWHLKEALGLRDNTKRIVFREITKNAIQNAIKSPRTIDVDLVNAQQARRVLDRLVGYELSPVLWRKIKGGSTGLSAGRVQSVALRLVVEREREIDKHQSKSSFKVTAQFIVDGSKVLNAELPKNFATAGEARAFLEACIGATFTIKNLEVKPAKKSPAPPFTTSTLQQESSRKLGYSVDRTMRIAQNLYEAGKISYMRTDSTSLSQEAIDKAKAEIETEFGPKYVQTRQFKTKNESAQEAHEAIRPTNFNDRNAGADRDQKRLYELIWKRSIASQMADAQLERTTVTISIRFANGAIATVQAHVDDSPFADTPPTQGRSFPNELIAQGEVIKFDGFLRVYLESKDDEDDEDAKGMLPPLTIGQILNLGQMKATEKFTRPQPRYAEASLVKKLEEMGIGRPSTYAPTISTIINRGYVIKQDKPGQERKYTEYTLQREQISETSGKETFGSEKAKLFPTNTGIVVNDFLVEYFPDIVDYQFTATVEKDFDEIADGKMNWQTMLGDFYGDFHKNIEEIQGSSIVSFKTGARELGIDSRTGKKVSARLGRYGAFAQIGESTDDEKPQYANLREGQLIETITLQEALDLFALPREVGFFEDKPMTIGIGKFGPYVKHDDKYVSLTKEDDPYSIDAERAIQLIQAKRAESISEALGEFEGKPVSTGKGRFGPYVKFEDKYISLPRNESLAGLTLDRAIELILAKRQIEANKYIKEFPENPAVKVVNGQYGPYLAVGKRNVKIPKDVDPTTLTLEDCLKLAGDDPAAAKSPAKKAAPAKAKAADATTKKPAAKKTTATVKKTAAKK